A window of Amblyraja radiata isolate CabotCenter1 chromosome 25, sAmbRad1.1.pri, whole genome shotgun sequence contains these coding sequences:
- the LOC116987560 gene encoding polyubiquitin-like isoform X1: MRLQLKYLTGESLQLDVDPNIQVSALKEKIYQATQVPGFQQRLMVQNGQQVELRDNSRLSDYNLPPDSTVMLLIRKEERIQVFLLNDKGKTTTYDVLPSESVRDFKQKVQRQEGVTPDQQRLTFESKQLEDGRLLSDYNIRSQSTIQLLLRLRGG, from the coding sequence ATGAGACTCCAGTTGAAGTATTTGACCGGTGAGTCTTTGCAACTGGATGTCGACCCTAACATCCAGGTGTCGGCTCTCAAGGAGAAAATATACCAAGCAACTCAGGTGCCAGGTTTCCAACAGCGCCTGATGGTGCAAAACGGGCAGCAGGTGGAGCTTCGGGACAACAGCCGGCTGAGTGACTACAACCTCCCCCCTGACTCCACGGTCATGCTGCTGATCAGGAAGGAGGAACGCATACAGGTATTCCTCCTCAACGACAAGGGGAAAACGACAACGTACGACGTGCTGCCTTCTGAGTCCGTGCGGGACTTTAAACAAAAAGTACAAAGGCAGGAAGGGGTCACGCCCGACCAACAGCGCCTGACATTTGAGAGCAAACAACTGGAAGATGGCCGGTTGCTCTCAGATTACAACATCAGATCTCAGTCCACCATCCAGCTCCTGCTTCGTCTGCGCGGTGGTTAA